In one Janibacter cremeus genomic region, the following are encoded:
- the lipA gene encoding lipoyl synthase, with product MTVAPEGRRLLRVEARNAETPIERKPEWIRTTAKMGPEYNAMKGRVSGAGLHTVCQEAGCPNIFECWEDREATFLIGGDVCTRRCDFCDIATGRPTSLDMDEPRRVAESVQEMGLRYSTVTGVARDDQPDGAAGLYAETIRQIHALNPNTGVEILPPDFGAKPELVQQVFDAQPEVFAHNLETVPRIFKQIRPAFTYDKSLKVLSMAREAGLVTKSNLILGMGEEEHEVEQAINDLVDAGCDILTITQYLRPSKLHHPIDRWVKPDEFVHWSTVGEELGLKGVMAGPLVRSSYRAGRLYATAMRKWGRPIPEHLSHLADAIDEPARQEASTLVAKSRAQEILDQPATGTDG from the coding sequence GTGACCGTCGCACCCGAAGGACGTCGTCTGCTGCGTGTCGAGGCACGCAATGCCGAGACCCCCATCGAGCGCAAGCCGGAGTGGATCCGGACGACCGCCAAGATGGGCCCCGAGTACAACGCGATGAAGGGCCGCGTCAGCGGAGCGGGCCTGCACACCGTGTGCCAGGAGGCCGGCTGTCCCAACATCTTCGAGTGCTGGGAGGACCGCGAGGCGACCTTCCTCATCGGTGGTGACGTGTGCACCCGCCGCTGCGACTTCTGCGACATCGCCACGGGCCGTCCGACGAGTCTGGACATGGACGAGCCGCGTCGCGTCGCGGAGTCCGTCCAGGAGATGGGCCTGCGCTACTCCACCGTCACCGGCGTCGCCCGGGACGACCAGCCCGACGGCGCCGCAGGCCTCTACGCGGAGACGATCCGGCAGATCCACGCACTCAACCCCAACACCGGGGTGGAGATCCTCCCGCCCGACTTCGGTGCGAAGCCCGAGCTGGTCCAGCAGGTCTTCGACGCCCAGCCGGAGGTCTTCGCGCACAACCTCGAGACGGTCCCGCGGATCTTCAAGCAGATCCGCCCGGCCTTCACCTACGACAAGTCCCTCAAGGTCCTCTCGATGGCCCGCGAGGCCGGCCTGGTGACCAAGTCCAACCTCATCCTCGGGATGGGCGAGGAGGAGCACGAGGTCGAGCAGGCGATCAACGACCTCGTCGACGCCGGCTGCGACATCCTCACCATCACGCAGTACCTGCGCCCCTCGAAGCTGCACCACCCGATCGACCGGTGGGTCAAGCCGGACGAGTTCGTGCACTGGAGCACCGTCGGCGAGGAGCTCGGTCTCAAGGGCGTCATGGCCGGTCCGCTCGTGCGCTCGAGCTACCGCGCCGGGCGTCTCTACGCCACGGCGATGCGCAAGTGGGGTCGCCCGATCCCCGAGCACCTCTCCCACCTCGCCGACGCCATCGACGAGCCGGCCCGCCAGGAGGCCTCGACGCTCGTGGCGAAGAGCCGCGCACAGGAGATCCTCGACCAGCCGGCCACCGGCACCGACGGCTGA
- a CDS encoding acyltransferase family protein, with the protein MTASAEAPPRRATDSRPGAPSGLRKDIQGLRALAVTLVVLFHLWPDSLSGGYVGVDVFLVISGYLITTHLLKKPPRTSHDLWAFWARRLRRLLPASLVVLATTAVATRLVAPSTAWEEISRQIIASTLYVQNWALASSSVDYMDAGAMSSPVQHFWSLSVEEQFYLLWPLLIFFVTWVVLRRRKRTGAAGPVDAIAGDLALVRLARTLIGAVVLLSLGISVWVTSVQPAAAYFITPTRMWELGLGGLIATVAATGARAPRGMAGALLAWAGIAAVLASAWWYTSATPFPGAAALVPVLGTAAVIVADSDHPLSPTALLRHRPVQWLGDVSYSVYLWHWPLIALLPYASGGDLGILDTMVVLAATLALAAVTKVHVEDRFRFLRPQAPVRYSYQLSAAGMIAVAVLGSVGWTETEVRNEVAKKELAAVEQEETPCLGAAALAKGACNVAPDGEVVPTPELAKKDKADIDEDECFPEGRYDQRLSCSFGSGGTKIALVGNSHARHWLPALRELGKEKGWTIDTYIISRCAATDAKQEFDTDKKSEDCHDWGQWAQEETKGDVYDLVITSERQSAPIDGYSASDSGPPATEGYESYLSTWAEAGTNVLAIKDPTKPTFDVPECVAENPDDLEECSGSPEEWKVDPDPLVEAAKNLDHENVGHVSFDDLVCSSDRCRGVTGGVITYYDSSHLSATYVRTMAPYMAEPIEEALAKGD; encoded by the coding sequence ATGACCGCCAGCGCGGAAGCCCCGCCCCGACGAGCCACGGACTCCCGACCCGGCGCCCCGTCCGGCCTGCGGAAGGACATCCAGGGCCTGCGGGCCCTCGCCGTCACGCTCGTCGTGCTCTTCCACCTCTGGCCGGACTCGCTCAGTGGCGGCTACGTGGGGGTGGACGTCTTCCTCGTGATCTCCGGTTACCTGATCACGACCCACCTGCTGAAGAAGCCCCCGCGCACCAGCCACGACCTCTGGGCGTTCTGGGCGCGTCGACTGCGACGGCTCCTGCCGGCGTCCCTAGTGGTGCTGGCGACCACCGCCGTCGCCACCCGGCTCGTGGCACCGAGCACCGCGTGGGAGGAGATCTCCCGGCAGATCATCGCCTCGACCCTCTACGTGCAGAACTGGGCCCTGGCCTCCAGCTCGGTCGACTACATGGACGCCGGCGCCATGAGCAGCCCCGTCCAGCACTTCTGGTCGCTGTCCGTGGAGGAGCAGTTCTACCTCCTGTGGCCGCTGCTGATCTTCTTCGTCACCTGGGTGGTCCTCCGACGCAGGAAGCGGACCGGCGCTGCCGGCCCGGTCGACGCGATCGCAGGCGACCTCGCCCTCGTGCGCCTGGCGCGCACCCTGATCGGCGCCGTGGTCCTCCTCTCCCTCGGCATCTCCGTCTGGGTCACCTCCGTGCAACCGGCGGCCGCCTACTTCATCACCCCAACGCGCATGTGGGAGCTGGGCCTGGGCGGTCTCATCGCCACCGTCGCCGCCACGGGCGCTCGCGCGCCGCGCGGGATGGCGGGTGCGCTCCTCGCATGGGCAGGGATCGCCGCGGTGCTCGCCTCCGCCTGGTGGTACACGTCGGCCACCCCGTTCCCCGGTGCGGCGGCCCTGGTGCCGGTGCTGGGCACGGCCGCGGTGATCGTGGCCGACTCCGACCATCCTCTCTCCCCGACCGCCCTGCTGCGACACCGGCCGGTCCAGTGGCTCGGTGACGTCTCCTACTCGGTCTACCTCTGGCACTGGCCGCTGATCGCGCTCCTGCCCTACGCCAGCGGGGGCGACCTCGGGATCCTCGACACCATGGTCGTCCTCGCGGCGACGCTCGCGCTCGCCGCGGTGACCAAGGTCCACGTCGAGGACCGCTTCCGCTTCCTCCGCCCGCAGGCGCCGGTGCGCTACAGCTACCAGCTCTCCGCCGCCGGGATGATCGCGGTCGCGGTCCTGGGCTCCGTGGGCTGGACCGAGACGGAGGTCCGCAACGAGGTGGCCAAGAAGGAGCTGGCCGCCGTCGAGCAGGAGGAGACCCCCTGCCTCGGGGCCGCAGCGCTGGCGAAGGGGGCGTGCAACGTCGCACCCGACGGGGAGGTCGTCCCCACCCCGGAGCTGGCCAAGAAGGACAAGGCCGACATCGACGAGGACGAGTGCTTCCCGGAGGGCAGGTACGACCAGCGGCTGTCGTGCAGCTTCGGCTCCGGCGGGACGAAGATCGCCCTGGTCGGCAACTCCCACGCGCGGCACTGGCTGCCGGCACTGCGCGAGCTGGGCAAGGAGAAGGGGTGGACGATCGACACCTACATCATCTCCCGGTGCGCCGCGACCGACGCGAAGCAGGAGTTCGACACCGACAAGAAGAGCGAGGACTGCCACGACTGGGGCCAGTGGGCCCAGGAGGAGACGAAGGGGGACGTGTACGACCTCGTCATCACCTCCGAGCGCCAGTCGGCGCCCATCGACGGCTACAGCGCGTCCGACAGCGGCCCTCCCGCCACCGAGGGCTACGAGAGCTACCTGTCCACGTGGGCCGAGGCGGGCACCAACGTGCTGGCCATCAAGGACCCGACCAAGCCGACCTTCGACGTCCCCGAGTGCGTCGCGGAGAACCCCGACGACCTCGAGGAGTGCTCCGGCTCGCCCGAGGAGTGGAAGGTCGATCCCGACCCGCTCGTCGAGGCCGCGAAGAACCTCGACCACGAGAACGTCGGCCACGTCAGCTTCGACGACCTCGTCTGCTCCTCGGACCGGTGCCGTGGGGTCACCGGCGGGGTGATCACCTACTACGACTCATCGCACCTCTCGGCGACCTACGTGAGGACGATGGCCCCGTACATGGCCGAGCCCATCGAGGAGGCGCTGGCGAAGGGGGACTGA
- the lipB gene encoding lipoyl(octanoyl) transferase LipB, whose protein sequence is MRFEELGFAPDTVDYLTAWEHQKRVHAAVVAGDLEDTTLLLEHTTVYTAGKRTEPHERPMDGTPVIDVDRGGKITWHGPGQLVGYPIAHLPGRRDVIAHVRRLEEMMIRVAADVGVTATRVPGRSGIWVPGTDGRQDRKLGQIGIRVSRDVAMHGFSLNVDCDLSWTQTIVPCGIPDAAVSTLAIETGRDITVADILPSAKAHLTEVMTQDLPLTKGA, encoded by the coding sequence ATGCGCTTCGAGGAGCTCGGCTTCGCCCCCGACACCGTGGACTACCTGACCGCCTGGGAGCACCAGAAGAGGGTTCACGCGGCGGTCGTCGCCGGTGACCTCGAGGACACGACGCTGCTGCTCGAGCACACGACGGTCTACACCGCGGGCAAGCGCACCGAGCCGCACGAGCGGCCGATGGACGGCACGCCGGTCATCGACGTCGACCGCGGCGGCAAGATCACCTGGCACGGCCCCGGCCAGCTCGTCGGCTACCCGATCGCGCACCTGCCGGGACGCCGCGACGTCATCGCCCACGTGCGCCGTCTCGAGGAGATGATGATCCGCGTCGCCGCCGACGTCGGGGTGACCGCGACGCGCGTGCCGGGCCGCTCGGGCATCTGGGTGCCCGGGACCGACGGCCGCCAGGACCGCAAGCTCGGCCAGATCGGCATCCGGGTCTCCCGGGACGTCGCGATGCACGGCTTCAGCCTCAACGTGGACTGCGACCTGTCGTGGACGCAGACGATCGTGCCGTGCGGCATCCCGGACGCGGCCGTGTCCACGCTCGCGATCGAGACGGGGCGCGACATCACCGTCGCCGACATCCTCCCTTCGGCCAAGGCGCACCTCACCGAGGTGATGACGCAGGACCTCCCCCTGACGAAGGGGGCCTGA
- a CDS encoding peptidase E — translation MTRHPTILATSGGYTRPERGDLAFAGLVHHAVELSGTTSRPKVCTLGTAGGDQRWFNAFLAQAGTAAGFDLTCLDLFPMPSVEDVEGHLMEQDVVWVNGGSVANLLAVWRVHELDVILRRVWEAGVVLAGVSAGSVCWYRGGATDSFGPELRPVTNGLALLPYDNGVHFDSEARRRPTVHALVEEGTFGETHCTDDGVGLVYRGTELVEAVAEVDGKGAYIVTKGGDGRAVEERLEPRRVG, via the coding sequence ATGACGCGACACCCCACGATCCTCGCCACCTCCGGTGGTTACACCCGACCGGAGCGGGGGGACCTCGCCTTCGCCGGGCTCGTCCACCACGCGGTCGAGCTGTCCGGGACGACCTCCCGGCCGAAGGTGTGCACCCTCGGCACGGCGGGCGGGGACCAGCGGTGGTTCAACGCCTTCCTCGCCCAGGCCGGGACCGCCGCCGGCTTCGACCTGACCTGCCTGGACCTCTTCCCGATGCCGAGTGTCGAGGACGTCGAGGGACACCTGATGGAGCAGGACGTCGTCTGGGTCAACGGCGGATCGGTGGCCAACCTCCTCGCGGTGTGGCGGGTGCACGAGCTCGACGTGATCCTCCGCAGGGTCTGGGAGGCGGGAGTGGTCCTCGCCGGCGTGAGCGCCGGGTCGGTCTGCTGGTACCGGGGCGGGGCCACGGACTCCTTCGGACCCGAGCTGAGGCCGGTGACCAACGGTCTGGCGCTGCTCCCCTACGACAACGGCGTCCACTTCGACAGCGAGGCCCGGCGCCGGCCGACGGTGCACGCCCTCGTGGAGGAGGGGACCTTCGGCGAGACGCACTGCACCGACGACGGCGTCGGGCTCGTCTACCGCGGCACCGAGCTGGTCGAGGCCGTCGCCGAGGTGGACGGCAAGGGCGCCTACATCGTGACGAAGGGGGGCGACGGCCGGGCCGTCGAGGAACGCCTCGAGCCCCGCCGCGTAGGCTGA
- a CDS encoding aldo/keto reductase, with amino-acid sequence MDIPTSQLNDGHSIPQLGFGVFQVPPEDTAETVRAALEVGYRHIDTAQMYGNEEGVGQAIAESGIPREELFITSKLNNGNHRPADAERSFEETLRRLGTDRVDLFLIHWPLPTRYDGDFVSTWRTLTGFREDGRARSVGVSNFQPAHLSRIIDETGEVPAVNQIELHPYFGNEQARSASLEHDIRIEAWSPIAQGKVIDDEVLTRIGERHGKTASQVALRWHLQRDHIIFPKSMRRARMQENLEILDFVLSGEEMAEVSALDQGASGRIGPDPDTFDVVPD; translated from the coding sequence ATGGACATTCCCACCAGCCAGCTCAACGACGGCCACTCGATCCCCCAGCTCGGTTTCGGCGTCTTCCAGGTCCCGCCCGAGGACACGGCAGAGACGGTCCGCGCCGCGCTCGAGGTCGGCTACCGGCACATCGACACCGCCCAGATGTACGGCAACGAGGAGGGCGTCGGACAGGCGATCGCGGAGAGCGGCATCCCCCGCGAGGAACTCTTCATCACCAGCAAGCTGAACAACGGCAACCACCGGCCGGCTGACGCCGAGCGCTCCTTCGAGGAGACCCTGCGCCGCCTGGGGACCGACCGGGTCGACCTCTTCCTGATCCACTGGCCGCTGCCCACGCGCTACGACGGCGACTTCGTCTCCACCTGGCGGACCCTGACCGGCTTCCGCGAGGACGGTCGCGCCCGCTCGGTGGGGGTCAGCAACTTCCAGCCCGCGCACCTCTCCCGGATCATCGACGAGACCGGCGAGGTGCCCGCGGTGAACCAGATCGAGCTGCACCCCTACTTCGGCAACGAGCAGGCGCGCAGCGCCTCCCTCGAGCACGACATCCGCATCGAGGCGTGGTCGCCCATCGCCCAGGGGAAGGTCATCGACGACGAGGTCCTGACCCGCATCGGCGAGCGCCACGGCAAGACCGCCTCCCAGGTGGCCCTGCGGTGGCACCTCCAGCGCGACCACATCATCTTCCCGAAGTCGATGCGCCGGGCGCGGATGCAGGAGAACCTCGAGATCCTCGACTTCGTCCTGTCCGGGGAGGAGATGGCCGAGGTCAGCGCGCTCGACCAGGGTGCGAGCGGACGGATCGGTCCCGACCCGGACACCTTCGACGTGGTGCCTGACTGA
- a CDS encoding serine/threonine-protein kinase: MDEIPPEVPGYRLTTLLGTGATSRVWRARREADDELVAVKVLPGEAGEEAVREFALLQQAAGDHVVTLHETLALDGPQGPATALVLELLSGGSLGEVVAARGHLTPGETVTIIAPIARALGGLHELGIVHGDISPGNVLLAPTGRPALSDLGFSRLTGEPPGEVHGTDGYVAPEVLEGGEPTRGSDVHALGALAWLCLTGSPPGHVTERGDLQVLVPDAPELVRVIQTCLVSSPTARPEAGEVARAVFDSAPAEPIRITSPGDVASGLTRRIRESAAADSLEVPQWQRELMAAPEPEPARRWWRRRPGTKGATVARRSARHASPGPLTSPAARGAQTPRGARVPRDDAPLSPPRAIARDAAERPGSGRVALAVAVAIGLVLVGLLIPWQLSGAGEAARGGPLHDPTVATDGAEEATGVRTDRSAPETAPTRLARELTRLREQMVLDLDTAVLERLDAPGSPAAERDRELIGTLTASGSRYRGVDLAVRSAQLERAGGRVAVLRMTSDAAAYTVVGPEGEEQRPAAHGQQVDLVLVWETGAWRVRDVR; this comes from the coding sequence ATGGACGAGATACCGCCCGAGGTCCCCGGCTACCGCCTGACCACACTCCTGGGCACCGGTGCGACCTCCCGGGTGTGGCGCGCGCGACGTGAGGCCGACGACGAGCTCGTCGCCGTCAAGGTCCTGCCAGGGGAGGCCGGTGAGGAGGCGGTGCGGGAGTTCGCCCTCCTGCAGCAGGCAGCGGGCGACCACGTGGTCACCCTCCACGAGACCCTCGCCCTCGACGGTCCGCAGGGTCCGGCGACGGCGCTGGTCCTCGAGCTGCTCTCCGGCGGCAGCCTCGGGGAGGTCGTCGCTGCCCGCGGCCACCTCACGCCGGGGGAGACGGTCACGATCATCGCCCCCATCGCCCGGGCCCTCGGCGGACTGCACGAGCTGGGCATCGTCCACGGGGACATCAGCCCCGGCAATGTCCTGCTCGCCCCCACCGGGCGGCCCGCGCTGAGCGATCTGGGCTTCTCGCGCCTCACCGGCGAACCGCCCGGCGAGGTCCACGGCACCGACGGTTACGTCGCGCCCGAGGTCCTCGAGGGCGGCGAACCCACCCGCGGCAGTGACGTCCACGCCCTCGGCGCGCTGGCGTGGTTGTGCCTGACCGGCTCCCCGCCCGGGCACGTCACCGAGCGCGGCGACCTGCAGGTCCTCGTCCCCGACGCCCCGGAGCTGGTCCGCGTGATCCAGACCTGTCTCGTCAGCAGCCCGACCGCCCGGCCCGAGGCCGGCGAGGTCGCCCGCGCCGTCTTCGACTCCGCCCCTGCCGAGCCGATCCGCATCACCTCGCCCGGTGATGTCGCCAGCGGCCTGACCCGCCGCATCCGCGAGTCGGCCGCCGCGGACTCACTCGAGGTGCCGCAGTGGCAGCGGGAGCTCATGGCTGCACCCGAGCCCGAGCCCGCCCGCCGCTGGTGGCGGCGTCGGCCCGGGACGAAGGGGGCGACCGTCGCCAGGCGGTCGGCCCGCCATGCCTCGCCGGGGCCCCTCACGTCTCCGGCAGCCCGTGGAGCGCAGACGCCCCGTGGGGCGCGGGTACCGCGGGACGACGCCCCGCTGAGCCCACCCCGGGCGATCGCCCGGGACGCGGCGGAGCGACCGGGATCGGGCCGGGTGGCCCTCGCCGTCGCCGTCGCGATCGGTCTCGTCCTCGTGGGCCTCCTCATCCCCTGGCAGCTCTCCGGTGCGGGCGAGGCAGCCCGCGGTGGCCCGCTCCACGACCCGACGGTGGCGACCGACGGAGCGGAGGAGGCGACCGGCGTCCGCACCGACAGGTCGGCGCCGGAGACGGCGCCGACGCGGCTGGCCCGCGAGCTGACCAGACTGCGGGAGCAGATGGTCCTCGACCTGGACACCGCGGTGCTGGAGCGGCTCGACGCGCCCGGCTCCCCGGCCGCCGAGCGGGACCGCGAGCTGATCGGGACGCTCACCGCCAGCGGGTCGCGCTACCGCGGTGTCGACCTGGCCGTGCGGTCGGCGCAGCTGGAGCGAGCCGGGGGACGGGTCGCGGTGCTGCGGATGACCAGCGATGCCGCGGCCTACACGGTCGTCGGCCCGGAGGGGGAGGAGCAGCGTCCGGCAGCGCACGGGCAGCAGGTCGACCTCGTGCTCGTCTGGGAGACCGGAGCGTGGCGGGTGCGGGACGTGCGGTGA
- a CDS encoding TIGR01777 family oxidoreductase: MSAPRQRVAITGSSGLIGGALSRSLRERGHDVLHLVRREPSEPHERRWNPDAGHLTPGHLANVDTVVHLAGAGVGDHRWTPEYKATIHASRVDGTDLVSRVLAEGAGPTRLVTASGIAIYGDRGDEILTEHSTPATTFLAGVVRDWEGATTPAKDAGIPVAHARTGIVLTMTGGALTPMLRVGRLGIGGPLGSGRQYMPWITLADTVAAYIRLIEDDSITGPVNVTAPHPVRQRDLARALGRRLHRPALVPTPRTAIRAALGEFADEVLASARVVPERLQRAGFEHAHPRLDDAMDWLFPRD, translated from the coding sequence ATGTCCGCACCCCGACAGCGCGTCGCCATCACCGGTTCCTCCGGGCTGATCGGCGGCGCGCTGTCGCGTTCCCTGCGCGAACGCGGCCACGACGTCCTCCACCTCGTGCGCCGGGAGCCGAGCGAGCCCCACGAGCGCCGATGGAACCCGGACGCGGGCCACCTCACGCCGGGGCACCTCGCCAACGTCGACACGGTCGTGCACCTGGCCGGAGCGGGCGTCGGCGACCACCGCTGGACGCCCGAGTACAAGGCCACGATCCACGCCTCACGCGTCGACGGCACCGATCTGGTCTCACGGGTGCTGGCCGAGGGTGCCGGACCGACCCGGCTCGTGACCGCATCCGGGATCGCCATCTACGGCGATCGCGGCGACGAGATCCTCACCGAGCACTCGACGCCGGCGACGACCTTCCTGGCCGGCGTCGTCCGCGACTGGGAGGGTGCGACCACCCCGGCGAAGGACGCGGGCATCCCCGTCGCGCACGCCCGCACCGGCATCGTCCTGACCATGACCGGCGGCGCCCTGACGCCGATGCTGCGCGTCGGCAGGCTCGGCATCGGCGGACCACTCGGCTCGGGACGGCAGTACATGCCGTGGATCACCCTCGCCGACACCGTCGCCGCCTACATCCGACTGATCGAGGACGACTCGATCACCGGACCGGTGAACGTCACCGCGCCGCACCCCGTGCGCCAGCGCGATCTGGCCCGCGCACTCGGCAGACGGCTGCACCGCCCGGCCCTCGTGCCGACGCCGCGCACGGCGATCCGCGCCGCCCTCGGCGAGTTCGCCGACGAGGTGCTCGCCTCCGCCAGGGTCGTCCCCGAGCGGCTCCAGCGCGCCGGCTTCGAGCACGCCCACCCTCGGCTCGACGACGCGATGGACTGGCTCTTCCCCCGCGACTGA
- the sucB gene encoding 2-oxoglutarate dehydrogenase, E2 component, dihydrolipoamide succinyltransferase: protein MSERVTMPALGESVTEGTVTRWLKNVGDTVEVDEPLLEVSTDKVDTEIPSPVAGTIQEILAEEDDTVEVGADLAVIGDGEAPASSGDDSTDESEDEEPESEEAPAEETSEAESSDDTEEEPAQAESSDTSSEDAEESESAPAAEKSSGDDGDGTTVSMPALGESVTEGTISRWLKSEGDEVEVDEPLLEVSTDKVDTEIPSPVAGTLTKILVEEDQTVEVGADLAIVGGSGGGSKEEPKAEEPKEEPKPEPKAEEPKKESKPEPKAEEPKKESKPEPKAEEPKKESKPEPKAEEPKKESKPEPKAEEPKKESKPEPKAEEPKKESASSSGPSDAAAYVTPLVRKLAADNDIDLAQVEGTGIGGRIRKQDVLDAAKAKNQPQEAAPAQQEAPAASAPAAAADGGAVPAGLESNVPQSKRGTREPMSRLRKVIAKRMVESLQVSAQLTTVVEVDMTKVSRVRDAAKAEFQRREGTKLSFLPFIALATAEALKAHPGVNASVEGEEIVYHKDENLSIAVDTEGGLITPVVKNAGDLNLAGLARAIADVADRTRNKKITPDDLAGGTFTITNTGSRGALFDTPILNQPQVGMLGTGSIVRRPVVVNSEDGGETIAIRSMMYLAMSYDHRVVDGADAARFLGTVKARLEEGNFEA from the coding sequence ATGTCTGAGCGGGTGACCATGCCGGCGCTGGGTGAGTCCGTGACCGAGGGCACCGTGACGCGATGGCTCAAGAACGTCGGTGACACGGTCGAGGTGGATGAGCCTCTGCTCGAGGTCTCCACCGACAAGGTCGACACCGAGATCCCCTCGCCCGTGGCGGGGACGATCCAGGAGATCCTTGCCGAGGAGGACGACACCGTCGAGGTCGGAGCCGACCTCGCGGTCATCGGTGACGGTGAGGCCCCGGCCTCGTCCGGCGACGACTCCACCGACGAGTCCGAGGACGAGGAGCCCGAGTCCGAGGAGGCCCCCGCCGAGGAGACCTCCGAGGCGGAGTCCTCCGACGACACGGAGGAGGAGCCGGCGCAGGCCGAGTCCTCCGACACGTCCTCCGAGGACGCCGAGGAGTCCGAGTCCGCGCCCGCCGCGGAGAAGTCGTCCGGTGACGACGGCGACGGGACGACCGTCTCGATGCCCGCGCTGGGTGAGTCGGTCACCGAGGGCACCATCTCGCGGTGGCTGAAGTCCGAGGGCGACGAGGTCGAGGTCGACGAGCCCCTGCTCGAGGTCTCCACCGACAAGGTCGACACCGAGATCCCCTCCCCCGTGGCCGGCACGCTGACCAAGATCCTCGTCGAGGAGGACCAGACCGTGGAGGTCGGCGCCGACCTCGCGATCGTCGGTGGCTCCGGTGGCGGGTCCAAGGAGGAGCCGAAGGCCGAGGAGCCCAAGGAGGAGCCGAAGCCCGAGCCCAAGGCCGAGGAGCCCAAGAAGGAGTCCAAGCCCGAGCCCAAGGCCGAGGAGCCCAAGAAGGAGTCCAAGCCCGAGCCCAAGGCCGAGGAGCCCAAGAAGGAGTCCAAGCCCGAGCCCAAGGCCGAGGAGCCCAAGAAGGAGTCCAAGCCCGAGCCCAAGGCCGAGGAGCCCAAGAAGGAGTCCAAGCCCGAGCCCAAGGCCGAGGAGCCGAAGAAGGAGTCCGCGTCGTCGAGCGGGCCCTCCGACGCCGCCGCCTACGTCACGCCGCTCGTGCGCAAGCTCGCCGCGGACAACGACATCGACCTCGCGCAGGTCGAGGGCACCGGCATCGGTGGTCGCATCCGCAAGCAGGACGTCCTCGACGCCGCCAAGGCGAAGAACCAGCCGCAGGAGGCTGCTCCGGCCCAGCAGGAGGCTCCGGCCGCATCCGCACCGGCAGCAGCCGCTGATGGTGGCGCCGTCCCCGCGGGCCTGGAGTCCAACGTCCCGCAGTCCAAGCGCGGGACCCGTGAGCCGATGTCGCGCCTGCGCAAGGTCATCGCCAAGCGGATGGTGGAGTCGCTGCAGGTCAGCGCCCAGCTGACCACGGTCGTCGAGGTCGACATGACCAAGGTCTCGCGCGTCCGGGACGCCGCCAAGGCGGAGTTCCAGCGTCGCGAGGGCACGAAGCTGTCCTTCCTGCCGTTCATCGCCCTGGCGACGGCCGAGGCGCTCAAGGCCCACCCCGGTGTCAATGCCAGCGTCGAGGGCGAGGAGATCGTCTACCACAAGGACGAGAACCTCTCGATCGCCGTGGACACCGAGGGCGGTCTGATCACCCCGGTGGTCAAGAACGCCGGCGACCTCAACCTCGCCGGGCTCGCCCGCGCGATCGCGGACGTCGCCGACCGCACCCGCAACAAGAAGATCACGCCGGACGACCTGGCTGGTGGCACCTTCACCATCACCAACACCGGCAGCCGCGGGGCGCTCTTCGACACGCCGATCCTCAACCAGCCGCAGGTCGGCATGCTCGGCACCGGGTCGATCGTGCGCCGTCCGGTCGTCGTCAACTCGGAGGACGGAGGCGAGACCATCGCCATCCGGTCGATGATGTACCTGGCGATGTCCTACGACCACCGGGTCGTCGATGGTGCCGACGCCGCTCGTTTCCTCGGGACCGTCAAGGCCCGTCTCGAGGAGGGCAACTTCGAGGCCTGA